The sequence below is a genomic window from Brooklawnia cerclae.
CTTCGACGTGTCCATCCACCAGGTGCGCAACCGCGAGTGGGAGCTCCACGAGGTGGCTCTGCGTGAGGTGCCGACCGGACGGCGCCTGCGCATCGGCGCCAAGGGGCCGATGGTGATCGTCGGCTGGGCAGAGGTCGGCGACCTGGTGCAGGGCGCCGAGCAGGCCAACGACACCAAGCTCGCCCAACTCGTCGACATGAAGCCCGCCGACGTCGCCCGCGAGCTCCACGACATGGAGCCCGAGCGCCGCGCCGAGGTGGCCAGTGCCCTGGACGACCAGCAGCTGGCCGACGCCTTCCAGGAGCTGCCCGAGGACGAGCAGGTCAACCTGTTGCGGGCTCTCGAAGTGGAACGCGCCGCCGACGTGCTCGACGAGATGGACCCGGACGACGCCGCCGACCTCATCCACGACCTGCCCGACGAGCTGGCCGAGGAACTCCTCAGCCGCATGGAGCCCGAGGAGGCCGCCGACGTCCGCAATCTTCTGATGTACGAGGAGCTGACCGCGGGCGGCATGATGACTCCCGAGCCGGTGGTCACCGGCGCCGACGCCACGGTGGCCGACGCCCTGTCGCGGCTCCGCAACCCGGAACTGACACCGGCACTGGCGTCCATGGTGTTCATCACCCGCCCGCCCCACGACACGCCTTCGGGCCGATATATCGGCGCCGTCCACGTCCAGCGTCTCTTGAGAGAGCCGCCCAGCCTGCTGCTGGGCTCCCTCGTCGACGCCGACCTGGAGCCGCTGCCCCCCGACGCCGATCTGTACCGGGTGAGTCGCTTCTTCGCCACGTACAACCTCGTCATCGCGCCGGTGGTGAACCCTCAGGGCCAGCTGGTGGGTGCCGTGACGGTGGACGATGTGCTCGACCACATGTTGCCCCCCGACTGGCGCGGTGAACAGATGGACGGGCAGGACGGCGCCATGGCCGGGGAGGTGAACGGTGGCTGACGACAAGTGGGCGGACGACGACCGCCTGAGCACGCCCGGGCCCCGCTCGGGCTTCCAGTGGCCGCGCCGGATGCGATTCGATCAGGAGTCGTTCGGACGCTTCGCCGAGTGGATCGCCCGCTACATGGGCAGCCCGGCGTTCATCATGTGGATGACGGTGTTCATCGCCGCCTGGATCGTGTTCAACGCCGTCGCCCCGGCCTCGATCCGGTTCGACGAGAACCCGTTCATCCTCCTGACCCTCATGCTGTCGATCGAGGCGGCCTACTCGGCTCCGCTGATCCTGCTCGCGCAGAACCGGCAGGAGGACCGCGACCGGATGAGCCTGGACGAGGACCGGCGCATCTCGGCCCAGAGCCGGGCAGACATGGACTACCTCGCGCGCGAGATCGCGTCCCTGCGCAGCGGTGTCGGCGAGCTCGCGACGCGCGACTTCATCCGATCCGAGATCCGTGACCAACTGCGCGACCTGCTGGAGGAGCTGGAACGGGCCGACGAGCCGCCGGACGAGCACTAGCTCGCCCGACCCCGGACGGAGCGTCACGCCGGGTCCGGAACACGACGTGACGCCGATGGGCAACAACTTGAAATCGGCGCCCGGGTTGGCGTAGTCATGTGGGCGTGACCCACGAACACCCGCTGCGCCCCGCCGTGATGGCCGCGCTCGAGACCGTCATCGATCCCGAGATCCGCCGTCCCATCACCGACCTGGGCATGGTCGACGAACTGGAGATCGACGGCGAGGGTGTCGTCCACCTGTCCGTGCTGCTGACCGTGTCGGGGTGCCCGCTGCGCAGCACGATCGAACGTGACGTACAGACGGCGTTGGCGAAGGTCGATGGCGTTGCCGGGGTGCAGTTGCAGATCGGGTCGATGAACGCCGAACAGCGCGCACAGCTCACCGCCAAACTGCGCGGCGGGCACCCCGAGCCCGTGATCGCGTTCGCGCAGCCCGGCAGCCTGACGAAGGTCATCGCCATCGCGTCCGGCAAGGGCGGGGTCGGGAAGAGTTCGGTCACCGTCAACCTCGCCCTCGCCCTCGCCCGGCTCGGGCACTCGGTGGGTCTGCTGGACGCGGACATCTACGGCCATTCGGTGCCCGACCTGCTCGGTCTGTCCGAGGACGCGCGCCCGACCGTCGTCGACTCGATGATCCTGCCCGTGCCGGTGGAGTTCGTGTCGGCCGACGGCAAGACCGCGGTGCTCAAGGTCATCAGCATGGGCATGCTGAAGGAGTCCCGCGACCAGGTGATCGCCTGGCGTGGCCCGATCCTCGACCGCGCTCTCACCCAACTGCTCAGCGACGTGTTCTGGGGAGACCTGGACTTCTTCCTTATCGACCTGCCCCCGGGCACGGGTGACGTCGCCCTGTCCATCGGCCAGAAGCTCCCGGGCAGCGACATGATCGTCGTCACCACCCCGCAGCCCAGCGTCGCCGTGGTCTCGGAGCGGGCCGGGACGATGGGCTCGATGGTGCACCAGAACGTCATCGGCGTCGTCGAGAACATGAGCTGGTACGAGACGACCTGCCCCCACTGCGGCAAGCAGCATCGCATCGAGTTGTTCGGGGCCGGTGGCGGCCAGCAGACCGCGGACGCGCTCACCGACCGCCTCGCCCGTGAGGTGCCGCTGCTCGCGCAGATCCCGATGGACACCGCCATGGGCGCCGACACCGAACATCAGGCCCCGATAGTCGTCGCCTTCCCCGACCTGCCCGCCGCGCAGGCGATCGGCTCGCTGGCCGAGCGGATCGCCGCCGCCCGTCCCTCACTGGTGGGTCGCCCGCTCAACCTGATGACCTCCTGATGCCGCCCACCACGACCCCTGAGCCTGTCGAAGGGACGATCCCTGAGCCTGCTCCACACGACCCCTGAGCCTGTCGAAGGGACGACCCCTGAGCCTGTCGAAGGGATCACCACCCACCCCCACA
It includes:
- a CDS encoding DUF1003 domain-containing protein; amino-acid sequence: MADDKWADDDRLSTPGPRSGFQWPRRMRFDQESFGRFAEWIARYMGSPAFIMWMTVFIAAWIVFNAVAPASIRFDENPFILLTLMLSIEAAYSAPLILLAQNRQEDRDRMSLDEDRRISAQSRADMDYLAREIASLRSGVGELATRDFIRSEIRDQLRDLLEELERADEPPDEH
- a CDS encoding P-loop NTPase, whose protein sequence is MTHEHPLRPAVMAALETVIDPEIRRPITDLGMVDELEIDGEGVVHLSVLLTVSGCPLRSTIERDVQTALAKVDGVAGVQLQIGSMNAEQRAQLTAKLRGGHPEPVIAFAQPGSLTKVIAIASGKGGVGKSSVTVNLALALARLGHSVGLLDADIYGHSVPDLLGLSEDARPTVVDSMILPVPVEFVSADGKTAVLKVISMGMLKESRDQVIAWRGPILDRALTQLLSDVFWGDLDFFLIDLPPGTGDVALSIGQKLPGSDMIVVTTPQPSVAVVSERAGTMGSMVHQNVIGVVENMSWYETTCPHCGKQHRIELFGAGGGQQTADALTDRLAREVPLLAQIPMDTAMGADTEHQAPIVVAFPDLPAAQAIGSLAERIAAARPSLVGRPLNLMTS
- a CDS encoding magnesium transporter MgtE N-terminal domain-containing protein, coding for MNSASSVFISRLQGMQVMDAAGDPVGKVRDVVVQPRLGARPRVRGLTIELFAQRRIFVPMLRVHAIDAAQVTITGQVDTRRFQRRSSEVLVIDDLFDREVVRSGKKSTIFDVSIHQVRNREWELHEVALREVPTGRRLRIGAKGPMVIVGWAEVGDLVQGAEQANDTKLAQLVDMKPADVARELHDMEPERRAEVASALDDQQLADAFQELPEDEQVNLLRALEVERAADVLDEMDPDDAADLIHDLPDELAEELLSRMEPEEAADVRNLLMYEELTAGGMMTPEPVVTGADATVADALSRLRNPELTPALASMVFITRPPHDTPSGRYIGAVHVQRLLREPPSLLLGSLVDADLEPLPPDADLYRVSRFFATYNLVIAPVVNPQGQLVGAVTVDDVLDHMLPPDWRGEQMDGQDGAMAGEVNGG